From Lycium ferocissimum isolate CSIRO_LF1 chromosome 12, AGI_CSIRO_Lferr_CH_V1, whole genome shotgun sequence, one genomic window encodes:
- the LOC132039948 gene encoding uncharacterized protein LOC132039948 has product MVKFEGKVVYSSLANLEKDNAKFHFVEDEVDEDSWGRLPEDSHSAGKSYPCGYPPIESDDVVDRGYDSGNDPYNFVPQSGPPEVNLRNVLGGLVAIVTGQNKGQVSNATPQFPSSNVSFLGSGTNGDTFLHSSVYTPSAPPLVEPTAFNYSAYKDVLESEPPEWLPDSSTTICMQCTAPFTAFTRGRHHCRFCGGVFCRTCTTGRCLLPMKFREKNPQRVCDTCYDRLDPVQGVLINTISNAVQVAKHDVMDWTCTRGWLNLPVGLSMEYEIYKSSNTLRTYAQVARLNPERSIPGAVLKGAKGLAILTVAKAGMLLTYKLGSGLVVARRSDGSWSAPSAILSAGLGWGAQIGGELTDFIIVLHDSKAVKTFCSRMHFSLGAGCSAAAGPVGRVVEADLRAGEKGSGICYTYSCSKGAFVGVSLEGNVVTTRMDANLQFYGDPYLTTADILLGTVERPKAGEPLYAALKDLYESFPLRLKGVASNQDGAMF; this is encoded by the exons ATGGTGAAATTTGAAGGCAAAGTTGTGTATTCTTCGCTTGCTAATTTGGAAAAGGACAATGCGAAATTTCATTTTGTTGAAGACGAAGTTGATGAGGATTCATGGGGAAGACTCCCAGAAGATTCCCATTCTGCAGGAAAAAGTTATCCATGTGGGTACCCACCGATCGAATCTGATGATGTAGTGGATAGGGGCTATGATTCTGGTAATGACCCTTATAACTTCGTGCCACAAAGTGGTCCTCCTGAGGTCAATTTAAGAAATGTCTTGGGTGGGCTAGTTGCTATTGTTACAGGGCAGAATAAAGGTCAGGTTTCAAATGCAACTCCACAGTTCCCTAGTTCTAATGTTTCGTTTCTTGGATCGGGCACAAATGGAGATACTTTCTTGCATTCGTCAGTTTACACACCAAGTGCTCCACCACTGGTTGAGCCAACCGCATTTAACTACAGCGCTTACAAGGATGTGTTGGAATCTGAGCCTCCAGAGTGGCTTCCAGACAGTTCAACAACTATTTGTATGCAATGCACTGCGCCTTTTACAGCATTCACTCGTGGAAGACATCATTGTCGGTTTTGTGGAGGGGTTTTTTGTAGGACATGCACAACAGGGAGGTGCCTGTTACCCATGAAGTTTCGGGAGAAGAACCCCCAGAGAGTGTGTGATACCTGCTATGATAGGCTTGACCCAGTGCAAGGTGTGCTCATCAACACCATTAGCAACGCTGTGCAGGTTGCAAAGCATGATGTTATGGACTGGACTTGTACAAGAGGTTGGTTGAACCTTCCAGTGGGTTTATCCATGGAGTATGAGATATACAAGTCATCAAACACATTGAGGACGTACGCACAG GTTGCTCGGTTGAATCCTGAGAGGTCCATACCTGGTGCAGTTTTAAAAGGAGCTAAAGGTCTGGCAATATTAACGGTTGCTAAAGCTGGGATGCTTCTTACTTATAAACTTGGTTCTGGCCTGGTGGTTGCACGGAGGTCTGATGGCTCGTGGTCTGCACCGTCTGCTATACTATCAGCCGGTTTGGGATGGGGTGCACAG ATTGGAGGCGAGTTGACGGACTTCATTATTGTGCTACATGACTCTAAGGCCGTGAAAACATTTTGCAGCCGCATGCATTTTTCTCTTGGTGCTGGTTGCAGTGCTGCAGCTGGTCCAGTTGGAAGAGTTGTGGAGGCAGATCTTCGAGCTGGAGAGAAAGGTTCTGGCATATGCTATACTTACAGTTGTAGTAAAG GTGCATTTGTGGGAGTCTCACTTGAGGGGAATGTTGTCACAACACGGATGGATGCTAATCTCCAGTTCTATGGGGATCCTTACCTCACTACAGCTGACATTCTTCTTGGAACGGTAGAAAGACCCAAGGCTGGAGAACCCTTATATGCAGCCCTCAAAGACCTATACGAAAGCTTTCCACTACGATTGAAGGGAGTTGCCAGCAATCAAGATGGTGCGATGTTTTAG
- the LOC132039612 gene encoding suppressor of mec-8 and unc-52 protein homolog 2, protein MSSSNKRNHKEKIVRRNKEEKAEEPELPKYRDRAKERREDQNPDYEPTELGAFHAVAPPGNVDLLSADAQKLSIEKSKYLGGDVEHTHLVKGLDYALLHKVRSEIDKKPDGGDEFEGKPRGSKEDHQVSFRTATAKSVYQWIIKPQTVIKTNEMFLPGRMAFIFNMESGYSNDIPTTLHRSKADCPVLEEMVTVSVDGSVLDRIAKIMSYLRLGSSGKVLKKKKKEKDGKGKEVMSRYDEVSKSDAPKSQNNKETVPPSAQLPKKNHSERRENQGPAVARPEEEDIFIGEGVDYSIPAVDMGQSPVSEDMEESPRNKERTSYFSEPAYGPVPPSEPSHDWQHANGYDAVQAQALAGVYPPEWQDYQYSEQLAYPEQYLQQNYDMQAGVNVLQDPNIMTQEEKDRGLGSVFKRDDQRLLQLRERDAREKDPNFISESYSECYPGYQEYNREIVDSDDEADLSKMDMGGRAKGRLHRWDFETEEEWATYNEQKEAMPKAAFQFGVKMQDGRKTRKQNKDQKLTNELHKINKILTRKKAEKEKGEMLEDGEIQPGKKMRV, encoded by the exons ATGTCTTCCTCCAACAAGCGAAATCACAAGGAAAAGATAGTTCGTCGCAACAA agaagagaaggcTGAGGAACCGGAGCTACCCAAGTATAGGGACAgagcaaaagaaagaagagaagatcaAAATCCAGATTATGAACCCACTGAATTAGGCGCTTTTCATGCTGTTGCTCCTCCCGGCAATGTTGATCTTCT GTCTGCTGATGCTCAGAAATTGTCTATTGAGAAGAGCAAGTATCTTGGAG GTGATGTGGAACACACACATTTGGTTAAAGGGTTAGATTATGCTTTACTTCACAAAGTGAGAAGTGAAATAGATAAGAAGCCAGATGGTGGAGATGAGTTTGAAGGAAAACCTAG AGGTTCAAAGGAAGATCATCAAGTGTCATTCCGCACTGCAACTGCCAAG TCAGTGTACCAATGGATAATCAAGCCTCAGACTGTTATAAAGACCAATGAAATGTTTCTTCCCGGGCGGAtggcttttatttttaatatg GAGAGTGGATACTCCAATGATATTCCTACCACTCTACACAGAAGCAAAGCTGACTGTCCGGTCCTTGAG GAAATGGTTACAGTGAGTGTTGATGGTTCTGTTCTAGACCGAATAGCTAAAATCATGTCCTATCTCCGCCTTGGATCATCAGGAAAAGttctcaagaagaagaagaaggaaaaagatggCAAAG GGAAGGAAGTTATGTCTCGTTATGACGAAGTATCTAAGTCAGATGCGCCAAAGAGCCAAAACAATAAAGAAACTGTGCCTCCATCTGCACAACTTCCTAAAAAGAACCATTCAGAAAGAAGAGAGAATCAGGGACCTGCTGTTGCTAGACCTGAAGAAGAAGATATCTTCATAGGGGAAGGTGTTGACTACTCCATTCCTGCTGTAGATATGGGTCAAAGCCCTGTATCGGAGGACATGGAAGAATCTCCTCGAAACAAAGAGAGGACCTCATATTTCAGTGAACCTGCCTATGGTCCAGTACCTCCATCTGAGCCTTCTCATGATTGGCAACATGCG AATGGATATGATGCAGTGCAAGCACAAGCGCTAGCTGGTGTTTACCCACCGGAGTGGCAAGATTATCAGTATTCTGAGCAGCTGGCTTACCCTGAGCAATATCTCCAGCAGAATTATGATATGCAAGCCGGTGTTAACGTTCTTCAGGATCCAAACATTATGACTCAAGAAGAAAAGGATAGAGGGCTAGGGTCCGTATTCAAGAGGGATGATCAGAGGCTTCTACAACTGAGAGAGAGAGATGCCAGAGAGAAGGATCCTAACTTTATTTCTGAAAGCTATTCAGAGTGCTATCCTGGTTACCAAGAGTATAATCGTGAGATTGTTGACAGTGATGATGAAGCTGATTTGTCAAAAATGGACATGGGTGGACGC GCAAAGGGTCGGCTCCATCGATGGGACTTTGAGACAGAAGAGGAGTGGGCAACGTACAATGAGCAGAAGGAAGCAATGCCCAAAGCTGCATTCCAGTTTGGAGTGAAGATGCAGGATGGTAGGAAGACGAGGAAACAAAACAAAGACCAGAAGCTTACCAATGAGCTGCATAAGATAAACAAAATACTCACCAGAAAGAAGGCAGAgaaggaaaaaggggaaatgCTCGAGGACGGTGAAATACAACCGGGAAAGAAGATGCGTGTATGA